In one Bombyx mori chromosome 22, ASM3026992v2 genomic region, the following are encoded:
- the LOC105841854 gene encoding leucine-rich repeat-containing protein 74B translates to MSSSSSNYSEVPQIESIYENPKSSSSEEPPIEEWSSLYLGTPPDSPKMVLYKQGLYDPGSGEICAKYIGLSDSEVFRHPYSSYPRIKDPGIETSLLDPEPQILFNLNGQDLYLDLCEKMGLIPVRGFHKALVEDVINLQYYGVKPVGVRAMCLSLTNNKYVKRLDLSYNQLSEDACYHLGELLGDNFNLKELVLTGCRIGTEGIRRLVVRLSARTMKELDLSKNEFGETGFKYLADQIVNGAVIKRLNLSHNDLGEESAEELAAALERNNTIKCLDLSWNQLFRGSTAFIIELCRSRVLKELNLAWNGLFVGRPISYLLTVPTLTTLDLSNNKLIPRAIKAIAIRLRLAKKLHTLNLSHNPVTPADAFLLLSKLRLKTVGIKVLLLDGVGVSKEFVDERKEVLQLDYRTDTSVTYGHVIRNYTLSKPDLRAIVLKRIDFLTSRSSKKNQLDIGLYFLRELKTREAPHMMPRELNRAMRQAGFVMDEGLLDEIGNAFPGPRLETGKKTINLQNVADYIKRIWPEKKFPPTPPEPEPEPKRKKKKKRKKYFKIK, encoded by the exons atgtcatcaaGTTCTTCGAACTATTCCGAAGTTCCGCAAATTGAATCCATTTACGAAAACCCTAAATCGTCTTCATCGGAAGAGCCTCCGATAGAAGAATGGTCATCTTTATACCTTGGTACTCCACCGGACAGTCCAAAGATGGTTCTCTACAAACAAGGACTTTACGATCCGGGAAGTGGAGAGATCTGTGCGAAATATATCGGTTTGTCGGACAGTGAAGTGTTCAGACATCCATACAGTTCATACCCTCGCATCAAAGATCCTGGGATAGAAACGTCGTTATTGGACCcag AACctcaaatactttttaatttgaaCGGTCAAGATCTTTATTTGGACTTGTGTGAGAAAATGGGCTTGATCCCAGTACGAGGTTTCCACAAAGCTCTCGTTGAAGATGTAATTAATTTACAg TACTACGGTGTTAAACCAGTAGGTGTAAGAGCAATGTGTTTATCATTGACAAACAACAAGTACGTGAAACGCCTCGACTTGTCATACAATCAATTGTCGGAAGACGCTTGTTACCATTTGGGCGAGCTGCTTGGCGACAATTTTAATCTTAAGGAATTGGTATTGACGGGATGCAG gATAGGCACCGAAGGCATACGGAGACTAGTCGTAAGGTTATCGGCGCGAACTATGAAGGAACTGGATTTGTCGAAGAATGAGTTTGGCGAGACGGGCTTTAAATATTTGGCCGATCAGATAGTAAACGGCGCGGTCATTAAAAG atTGAATCTTAGTCACAACGATTTGGGAGAAGAATCGGCCGAAGAATTGGCAGCTGCTTTAGAAAGGAACAACACTATAAAGTGTTTGGATTTGTCTTGGAATCAATTGTTCAGAG GATCAACTGCTTTTATAATAGAGCTGTGTCGGAGCAGGGTGCTCAAGGAATTGAATCTGGCATGGAACGGATTGTTTGTGGGTAGACCTATTTCGTACCTACTAACTGTGCCCACATTGACGACTTTGGATCTTAGTAACAATAA GTTGATTCCGCGAGCGATAAAAGCTATTGCCATCAGACTCAGGCTAGCTAAAAAACTGCACACCCTGAACCTGTCACACAATCCCGTGACTCCTGCAGACGCTTTCCTGCTCCTCAGTAAATTAAGACTTAAAACGGTTGGAATTAAAGTATTGTTACTGGATGGTGTCGGTGTCTCGAAGGAGTTTGTTGAC GAACGAAAAGAAGTCTTACAATTGGATTATAGAACCGATACGTCAGTGACCTACGGCCATGTTATACGGAACTACACGTTGTCAAAGCCCGACTTGCGGGCTATTGTTCTTAAGCGAATAGACTTTTTAACAAGCAGATCGTCTAAAAAGAACCAATTGGATATCGG TCTGTACTTCTTACGGGAGTTGAAAACGCGTGAGGCGCCTCACATGATGCCGCGTGAATTAAACAGAGCTATGAGGCAAGCTGGCTTCGTCATGGACGAGGGACTTTTGGACGAGATCGGGAATGCTTTTCCGGGACCACGATTGGAAAccggaaagaaaacaataaatttacagA ATGTAGCGGATTACATAAAACGTATATGGCCCGAGAAGAAATTTCCACCGACCCCTCCAGAGCCCGAACCAGAACctaaacgaaaaaagaaaaaaaagaggaagAAGTATTTTAAGATTAAATGA